In the Plasmodium chabaudi chabaudi strain AS genome assembly, chromosome: 13 genome, one interval contains:
- a CDS encoding cytidine and deoxycytidylate deaminase, putative: MAELTNDEAIDFLNQALNEAEKSLQVETKEMPIFCLLINEEKQIVSSSYNYTNEAKNGCRHCEIIAIDKYIYGKNYEQMKNKNLIKCFNNNNNDINKSLSNYFAEVEKSDKEFGGSGENTNISKEGCVNFEERQKEIADKIDKLKKFSIVVTCEPCIMCVYALKLVGIKNIYFCCLNERFGGCGSVLSLHEMYDNMNVHYIECKDCTNRSINLMKLFYKAGNPSAPDEKRKRPLVEISLE, from the exons atggCCGAACTAACCAATGATGAGGCCATAGACTTTTTAAATCAAGCATTAAATGAG GCCGAAAAGAGCTTGCAAGTGGAGACAAAAGAAATGcccatattttgtttactgataaatgaagaaaagCAAATAGTATCAAGTTCTTATAATTACACAAATGAAGCAAAAAATGGATGTAGGCATTGTGAAATAATAGCTATAgataaatacatttatggaaaaaattatgaacaaatgaaaaataaaaatttaataaaatgttttaacaataataataatgatataaataaatcttTATCCAATTATTTTGCTGAGGTTGAAAAGTCGGATAAGGAGTTTGGGGGTAGTGGGGAAAATACAAACATTAGTAAAGAAGGCTGTGTAAATTTTGAAGAAAGACAAAAAGAAATAGCAGACaaaattgataaattaaaaaagtttaGTATCGTTGTTACATGTGAGCCCTGCATAATGTGTGTATACGCCCTGAAGTTAGTCG gaataaaaaatatttatttttgctgCTTAAACGAGCGATTTGGAGGGTGTGGATCTGTACTTTCGCTACAtgaaat GTATGACAATATGAATGTTCATTATATAGAATGTAAGGACTGTACAAATAGGAGCATTAATCTTATGaagttattttataaagcTGGAAATCCATCAg CCCCTGATGAAAAGAGAAAAAGGCCTTTGGTTGAGATTTCCCTTGAATAG
- a CDS encoding tyrosine kinase-like protein, putative, giving the protein MNETNLCGSLMLLKNSDKLFYDNLINLDERLKLNNNFNENRYNEIYNKKFIRNSRRFKTEPPKSISESPKLSGYSSFFQNIFNSFSKSVSYKNNEDDEKIEINKSDTEESDKKDSNTLCNEKDLNDKLYINGLPNHFDTNISNKKYELTSYTESYHKKLEKYSMSDELAITNKSDVYISNKTDELKKYVKSREKEINILNNKIVKSYVISDVFLKKNVKSLVVHNTGGIDIELIENENPEFLYHTYTGNRISNIYYEYEDKLKGKDSYKDKNSDERKGSNNKSVCGPNEDNQWINCINKKNEREELNYSYDYNKNCDINSSISSLSINVSEKYKYKKYYYIGETFNNMRNGWGMLVYNDRIIFEGEYKMDNAIGYFIKYNEYSTEIGYRSPISIKSVIIMSDHDNFIIQNKCENLNNNKHEDDDIYRIDSIGSNAADLLAYKMGNTNLENILICNNALANFEEIPISEQLEYKNNSYASYKIDKDGISSFEKDRSSIKKFSTQFYKNNTISKGTNVKPYNLKNSNYVSSKSNNLNVISSFVRRNSKHKTTPAQSLNYLKPPNMNFIKNNIYSNKNSTSKNEKILTKKKKKESTTAHIFSPINIIVTSIDSDDDIGEADTLSDENDLNKDKENKINCNESENNTTRDVSGLNDLDTINSESKKYENYFDVTNEGSEIEGDIYLSNGRGRKNTLDIEIDDEYKNLLCANINNDNFVIKNNEIAIFDEFIENQKRCGDKEWDSCRIDKIMCEEGLKVDKPLNSAIFLNEGDFTISTDAADVENVGNMGSDCVDILDPTPDPISDSQNCNKLEINKTDSYNIDDGNKENSKCDEKKNEVKFCNFLKNEMKRKMRGATFPETHDDRQKNCFLFIDDYLTSNDYKFDIISNDVRLRASDYNKWSVNMLYNFLKMIGLKKEAYLFKINKIRGYHILKLTDNELKKLNVNNPYTRKFILSVFRFLVNSIDNADPLSLNFNTCKKFSFNKIPNISNNDITVLNKVGGGSYAQVYRGKYKGITIACKLFLYNTKDMSEESYCESYISTPRSTHQYIFPKIFKTTQSGESEVGDTNRDIGDIMNFEKYVDSIQSYTDASEKNDTKISEETVTNLCTLQRNKKIKKMANLEIFRYFPTPVKYRNYEAKILYSLQECDHVIKLLGVCSLGEGEESLILQYCPGGSLEKYIYHDERKKISKQNKHLSRPKIVKIFQQVAKGMYSIHSNNFFHRDIKLSNILLDENQNAFISDFGLSTYFSLNDSPSAYAIYGNIFYAAPEVLKGEGFFKESDVWSFGVSLWEALTKKIAYDGISSSETFCKISSGELYLPIPNDIPKDLSDLLRSTLEYDFTKRPLFDVIARKLEHISEVAEKRLHFDMISFLDG; this is encoded by the coding sequence atGAATGAAACAAATTTATGTGGTTCCTTGATGTTGTTGAAAAATTCTGATAAGTTGttttatgataatttaataaatttagatGAAAGattaaaattgaataataattttaatgaaaatcgGTATAATGAGatttacaataaaaaatttataagaaATAGTAGACGGTTTAAAACGGAACCTCCTAAGAGTATAAGTGAAAGTCCCAAGTTGTCTGGTTactcttctttttttcaaaatatatttaattctttttcaaaaagcgtatcatataaaaataatgaggatgatgaaaaaattgaaataaataaatcgGACACAGAAGAGAGCGACAAAAAAGATAGTAATACATTATGTAATGAAAAGGATTTAAATGAtaagttatatataaatggttTGCCTAACCATTTTGATACGAATATAtcgaataaaaaatatgaacttACTAGCTATACTGAATcatatcataaaaaattggagAAATATTCTATGAGTGATGAGCTAGCGATTACAAACAAAAGtgatgtatatatatcaaataaaacagacgagttaaaaaaatatgtaaaaagtCGAGAGAAAGAgataaacattttaaacAACAAAATCGTAAAAAGTTATGTAATATctgatgtttttttaaaaaaaaatgtaaaatcaTTAGTTGTACATAATACAGGTGGTATTGATATAGAACtaattgaaaatgaaaatccagaatttttatatcatacCTATACAGGTAATAGaatatcaaatatatattatgaatatgaaGATAAACTTAAGGGGAAAGATAGTTacaaagataaaaatagtgaTGAAAGAAAAGGAAGTAATAATAAGTCAGTGTGTGGACCGAATGAAGATAATCAATGGataaattgtataaataaaaaaaacgaaagagaagaattaaattattcatatgattataataaaaattgtgatATAAATTCATCTATATCTAGTTTATCAATAAATGTGTCTGaaaagtataaatataaaaaatattattacattggtgaaacatttaataatatgagaAATGGATGGGGGATGCTGGTATATAATGATAGAATCATTTTTGAAGgggaatataaaatggatAATGCAATaggatattttattaaatataatgaatattcAACTGAAATTGGATATAGAAGTCCTATAAGTATAAAATCGGTTATCATTATGAGTGATcatgataattttataattcaaaataaatgtgaaaacttaaataataataagcaTGAGGATGACGATATTTATCGCATTGATAGTATTGGAAGTAATGCAGCAGATCTACTTGCATACAAAATGGGAAACACCAATTTAGAAAACATActtatatgtaataatgcCCTTGCAAATTTTGAAGAAATACCAATTTCAGAACAattagaatataaaaataattcatacGCCTCTTATAAAATAGACAAGGATGGCATTAGTTCATTTGAAAAAGATCGTAGTTCCATTAAAAAGTTTTCAacacaattttataaaaataataccaTTTCAAAAGGTACGAATGTAAAGCCATACAATTTAAAGAACAGTAATTATGTAAGTAGCAAGTcgaataatttaaatgtcATATCTAGCTTTGTTCGAAGGAATAGTAAACATAAAACAACTCCAGCCCAATccttaaattatttaaaaccaCCAAAcatgaattttataaaaaataatatttattcaaataaaaatagtacctcaaaaaatgaaaaaatattaacaaaaaaaaaaaaaaaagaatcaACAACtgcacatatattttcgcctataaatattatcgTAACTTCAATTGACAGTGATGATGATATAGGGGAAGCTGATACTTTATCAGATGAGAATGATTTGAATAaggataaagaaaataaaataaattgtaaTGAGTCTGAAAATAATACGACAAGAGATGTATCCGGATTAAACGATTTAGACACAATAAATAGcgaaagtaaaaaatatgaaaactATTTTGATGTAACTAATGAAGGAAGTGAAATAGAAggtgatatatatttatcaaatgGAAGAGGACGTAAAAATACTCTAGATATAGAAATCGatgatgaatataaaaatttgttatgtgcaaatataaataatgataattttgtaataaaGAATAATGAAATTGCAATCTTTGATGAATTTATAGAGAATCAAAAAAGATGTGGTGACAAGGAATGGGACAGTTGTAGGatagataaaataatgtgtGAGGAAGGTTTAAAAGTAGACAAGCCATTAAATAGTGCCatctttttaaatgaagGTGATTTTACAATTAGTACCGATGCAGCAGATGTGGAAAATGTTGGAAATATGGGAAGTGATTGTGTCGACATTTTAGATCCCACACCTGACCCAATCAGTGATAGCCAAAATTGCAACAAGTTagaaataaacaaaacaGACAGCTACAATATAGACGATggaaataaagaaaatagcAAATGTGATGAAAAGAAGAATGAAGTAAAATtttgcaattttttaaaaaatgaaatgaaaagaaaaatgagAGGTGCTACATTTCCAGAAACACATGATGATcgacaaaaaaattgttttctttttattgatGATTATTTAACATCGAAtgattataaatttgatataATAAGTAATGATGTAAGATTAAGAGCATctgattataataaatggtCTGTTAATATGTTATACAACTTTTTAAAGATGATaggattaaaaaaagaagcatacttatttaaaataaataaaataagaggatatcatatattaaaacttACGGATAATGAACTAAAAAAACTTAATGTAAATAATCCATATActagaaaatttattttatctgtttttcgatttttgGTTAATTCAATTGATAATGCAGATCCACTatctttaaattttaatacatGTAAAAagttttcatttaataaaattccaaatatttctaataatgatataacaGTATTGAATAAAGTAGGAGGGGGTAGTTATGCCCAAGTATATAGAGGGAAATATAAAGGAATAACTATTGCTTgtaaattgtttttatataatacaaaagaTATGAGTGAAGAAAGTTATTGTGAAAGTTATATATCTACTCCTAGATCTACAcatcaatatatttttcctaaaatatttaaaacaacGCAAAGTGGAGAATCAGAAGTAGGAGATACCAATCGAGATATTGGTGATATCAtgaattttgaaaaatatgttgaTTCAATACAAAGTTATACTGATGCTTCAGAAAAGAATGATACAAAGATATCAGAAGAAACAGTAACTAATTTATGTACATTgcaaagaaataaaaaaattaaaaaaatggctAATTTAGAAATATTTCGATATTTTCCAACACCGgtaaaatatagaaattatGAAgccaaaattttatattcattacaAGAATGTGATCatgttataaaattattaggAGTATGTAGTTTAGGAGAAGGGGAAGAAtctttaattttacaaTATTGTCCAGGAGGTAgtttagaaaaatatatatatcatgatgaaagaaaaaaaatcagtAAACAGAATAAACATTTATCAAGACctaaaattgttaaaatatttcaacaAGTAGCTAAAGGAATGTATTCAATACAttctaataatttttttcatagagatataaaattgtctaatatattattagatGAAAATCAAAATGCTTTTATATCTGATTTTGGATTAtctacatatttttcattaaatgaTAGTCCAAGTGCGTATGCCATTtatggaaatattttttatgcagCTCCTGAAGTTTTGAAGGGAGAaggtttttttaaagaatcGGATGTATGGTCTTTTGGTGTTAGTCTTTGGGAAGCtttgacaaaaaaaatagcataTGATGGTATATCATCTTCTGAAactttttgtaaaatatcaTCAGGCGAATTATATTTACCAATCCCAAATGACATTCCTAAAGATTTATCTGACTTGTTAAGGAGTACCCTTGAATATGACTTTACTAAAAGACCTCTATTTGATGTTATAGCTCGAAAGTTAGAGCATATATCGGAAGTAGCTGAAAAGCGACTACACTTTGACATGATTTCATTTTTAGATGGGTGA